One window of the Mycobacterium xenopi genome contains the following:
- a CDS encoding FadR/GntR family transcriptional regulator, which produces MARPEVLALALSPEKAFGAVRSPKTAEVVARRLRKMVVDGQLADGDFLPHEAELMAHFRVSRPTLREAVRILESERLIEVRRGSRTGARVRIPGPEIVARPAGLLLELSGATLADVMTARIAIEPAAAKLLAETGTEDAHNELRNIVNNIPAAWEGGELPRASANLHRRMVELSGNTTLGIIAGMLHEISERHTAAAVVGVDKGVPKAEYTRLLRSYRRLVDLVAARDGERAETHWRRHMQNAAAALLRGYEKTKVRDIMD; this is translated from the coding sequence GTGGCGCGGCCGGAAGTACTTGCGCTCGCGCTGTCACCGGAGAAAGCGTTCGGCGCGGTGCGGTCACCGAAAACGGCTGAGGTCGTTGCTCGCAGACTACGCAAGATGGTCGTTGACGGCCAGCTGGCCGACGGTGACTTTCTGCCACACGAGGCAGAGCTCATGGCGCATTTCCGGGTGAGTCGGCCGACCCTGCGAGAGGCCGTGCGCATTCTCGAATCCGAACGGCTAATCGAGGTTCGGCGCGGGTCGCGAACAGGTGCCCGGGTGCGCATCCCAGGTCCGGAGATCGTCGCCCGCCCCGCCGGTCTGCTGCTTGAACTGTCCGGCGCCACACTGGCCGATGTGATGACCGCGCGCATAGCGATCGAACCCGCCGCGGCCAAGCTTCTCGCGGAGACCGGCACCGAAGATGCGCACAACGAGCTGAGGAACATCGTCAATAACATCCCGGCCGCTTGGGAAGGCGGCGAATTGCCGCGCGCATCGGCGAATCTGCACCGCAGGATGGTCGAGTTGTCCGGCAACACAACCCTGGGCATCATCGCCGGCATGCTCCACGAGATCTCTGAGCGCCATACGGCCGCAGCGGTCGTCGGCGTCGACAAGGGGGTTCCAAAAGCCGAGTACACGAGACTGTTGCGATCCTACCGACGTCTTGTCGATCTGGTCGCCGCACGCGACGGTGAGCGGGCAGAAACCCATTGGCGTCGACACATGCAGAACGCCGCTGCTGCGCTTCTGCGGGGCTATGAGAAAACCAAGGTACGCGACATCATGGACTGA
- a CDS encoding LLM class flavin-dependent oxidoreductase, producing the protein MKWGLPWPGRQRAAEAEDAGASAFCAGEFSDHNAYVTSAEMALETSKAMVGPGIAYAFARSPFVHAASARHLSKHAPGRVFLGLGAGTLRMNRDWFGVDASHPAPRMAELIKVIRAYLHAENGERIRHSGKFYAIDADIRAPVHGRLEVPILVGAFNKVMLRTVGGCADGVLGHGLFTDRWWDEVVDPQLARGAQSAGRDPSSLRRWGWLLTAIDDDDPKRAIREARLQVAFYLTVRTYNTLVELHGWQDQVDAIRAAFRSNRPDTIAEHVTDEMLWAIAICGDTEQARAMLNTRTRIPDTAFLSPPSFLVERRRRSQYDAAAIRFAAKLN; encoded by the coding sequence ATGAAATGGGGTCTCCCCTGGCCGGGCAGGCAGCGAGCAGCCGAGGCTGAAGACGCTGGCGCGAGCGCATTCTGCGCGGGCGAATTCAGCGACCACAATGCGTACGTGACCAGCGCCGAGATGGCGCTCGAAACGTCGAAGGCGATGGTCGGTCCAGGCATCGCATACGCATTTGCGCGGTCGCCGTTCGTCCATGCCGCATCGGCCCGCCATCTGAGCAAGCATGCTCCCGGACGGGTGTTTCTCGGCCTGGGTGCCGGCACACTACGAATGAACCGGGACTGGTTTGGCGTCGACGCGTCGCATCCGGCCCCCCGGATGGCCGAACTGATTAAGGTGATCAGGGCATATCTACATGCCGAAAACGGCGAACGCATCCGGCACAGCGGCAAGTTCTACGCCATCGACGCCGACATCCGCGCCCCGGTCCATGGCCGGCTCGAGGTGCCGATTCTGGTGGGGGCATTCAATAAGGTCATGCTGCGCACCGTCGGCGGCTGCGCCGATGGCGTGCTGGGCCACGGCTTGTTCACCGATCGCTGGTGGGACGAGGTGGTCGATCCGCAACTCGCGCGCGGCGCCCAATCGGCTGGCCGAGACCCTTCCTCGCTGCGCCGCTGGGGTTGGCTGCTCACGGCAATCGACGACGACGACCCGAAACGCGCGATCCGCGAGGCGCGCCTGCAGGTTGCGTTTTACCTCACGGTGCGAACATACAACACGCTCGTCGAACTACATGGCTGGCAGGACCAGGTCGACGCCATTCGCGCAGCGTTTCGAAGCAATCGCCCCGACACCATCGCCGAGCACGTCACTGACGAGATGCTGTGGGCCATCGCGATCTGCGGCGATACCGAACAGGCCCGCGCAATGCTCAACACCCGCACGCGGATCCCGGACACCGCCTTCCTGTCCCCACCGAGCTTCCTGGTGGAGCGGCGGCGACGCTCACAATACGATGCCGCGGCAATACGGTTCGCGGCGAAGCTGAATTGA
- a CDS encoding TetR/AcrR family transcriptional regulator, translating to MTDPSWLSLMAPNAFAPAAKLRKSDRTRQAILEGARIAFARKGFSGVTIQDIADLAQVTRANFYYYFHDKRQLFIELGTATYREALGVVEAFGELGDAPGKDAIRDWVARYFAYLDRNGAFVIRSAEDSPDDRNFRASRARSHRRTAQALGDRIAKLSTTPPEVDSPALGLAIMAMLERSWLMTQHNEIPTISRDTVVAAVAELISRLADSDKEPRCHYQT from the coding sequence ATGACCGACCCCAGCTGGCTGTCGCTCATGGCGCCTAACGCCTTCGCCCCGGCCGCCAAACTTCGCAAATCAGACCGGACCCGTCAGGCTATCCTCGAGGGGGCGCGCATCGCTTTCGCGCGCAAAGGGTTCTCCGGTGTCACCATTCAAGATATCGCAGATTTGGCGCAGGTCACCCGCGCCAACTTCTATTACTACTTCCATGACAAGAGGCAGTTGTTCATCGAACTGGGCACAGCAACGTATCGTGAAGCCCTGGGTGTGGTGGAGGCGTTCGGTGAGTTGGGCGACGCGCCCGGCAAAGACGCGATCCGTGATTGGGTTGCCCGCTATTTTGCCTATCTTGATCGCAACGGGGCCTTCGTGATTCGCTCGGCTGAGGACTCACCCGACGACCGCAATTTCCGCGCGTCGCGGGCCCGCTCGCACCGTCGGACCGCGCAAGCGTTAGGTGATCGCATTGCCAAGCTATCGACGACCCCGCCTGAGGTGGATTCACCTGCGCTGGGACTGGCAATTATGGCGATGCTTGAGCGCTCTTGGTTGATGACACAGCACAACGAGATTCCCACAATCTCGCGAGACACGGTTGTGGCGGCAGTGGCCGAATTGATTAGCAGGCTGGCGGATTCAGACAAGGAGCCACGATGTCATTATCAAACATGA
- a CDS encoding isochorismatase family protein, whose protein sequence is MISDDPSNVAVVCVECQNGVLGPASVLPQLAADACDLIINLRRLLDAARSAGIRVVHATYEGALGGTEVGTARLWRALRPATTEWGPGSEATQVLPELLAPIDLVLPRHHGLFPTAGSELLPVLANLGIRTVVLTGVSLNLALPHTAGDTTQAGFNLVVPRDAVGGTPAAYGEQVLNHTIALLGRITTVDELIGAWSTHSGAQSA, encoded by the coding sequence ATGATTTCAGACGATCCGTCCAACGTCGCCGTGGTGTGTGTCGAATGCCAGAATGGCGTCCTCGGACCCGCGTCGGTGCTTCCTCAGCTAGCCGCAGACGCCTGTGATCTAATCATCAATCTGCGCCGCCTGCTCGATGCTGCTCGCAGTGCGGGCATTCGCGTTGTGCACGCAACCTACGAAGGGGCCCTCGGCGGCACCGAGGTCGGCACCGCCCGCCTGTGGCGCGCGCTTAGGCCGGCCACCACCGAATGGGGGCCGGGCAGCGAAGCCACGCAAGTTCTTCCTGAACTGCTGGCGCCGATCGATCTTGTGCTGCCGCGTCACCACGGGTTGTTTCCCACCGCGGGATCCGAGCTTCTGCCGGTGCTAGCGAACCTCGGTATTCGCACCGTCGTGCTGACCGGTGTGTCGCTGAACCTGGCGTTACCGCACACCGCGGGAGACACCACCCAGGCTGGCTTCAATCTGGTGGTGCCACGAGACGCTGTAGGCGGCACTCCGGCCGCATACGGCGAGCAGGTGCTTAACCACACCATCGCTCTGCTGGGCCGCATCACCACCGTCGATGAACTGATCGGCGCGTGGTCCACCCATAGCGGTGCTCAATCCGCTTAA
- a CDS encoding DUF2889 domain-containing protein, translating into MRRRRRLDIAFDQSAKKANIDAMFRDTYVRGDGQKTIIHEYTLTAAVDVDNGMFLRSEAVPRVRSWQEMSGCGRQRPQNPE; encoded by the coding sequence ATGCGACGGCGCCGCCGGCTCGACATCGCTTTCGATCAGAGTGCCAAGAAGGCCAACATCGATGCCATGTTCCGCGACACCTACGTTCGCGGCGACGGCCAGAAGACCATCATCCACGAATATACTTTGACCGCCGCGGTCGACGTTGACAACGGTATGTTTCTGCGTTCGGAAGCCGTGCCCCGAGTGCGGTCGTGGCAAGAAATGTCCGGCTGCGGTCGCCAGCGCCCGCAGAATCCGGAATGA
- a CDS encoding mycofactocin-coupled SDR family oxidoreductase, whose protein sequence is MGNLEGQVAFITGAARGQGRAHAVRLAAEGADIIALDICRNIESMDYPNARPDDLDQTVNLVEKQGRRIIARQADVRDADAVQQVVDEGLREFSRLDIVIANAGIIRLSGGGDSTQVFRDIVDVNLVGVWNTVRAAIPALIDGGRGGSIVLTSSTAGLKATGTDRAGAQAYTASKRGLVGLMQVWANDLAQYSIRVNTIHPTGVATGMVMNDTMAKLLAANDVALAAMQNALPIQILQPEDIAAAVAWLVSDEAKFITGVAWPLDAGFSVR, encoded by the coding sequence ATGGGAAATCTGGAGGGCCAGGTCGCATTCATCACCGGCGCAGCACGCGGGCAGGGCCGCGCACATGCTGTCCGGCTGGCCGCCGAGGGCGCGGACATCATTGCGCTCGACATCTGCCGCAACATTGAGTCGATGGACTACCCCAACGCCAGGCCGGACGACCTGGACCAGACCGTCAATCTGGTGGAAAAGCAGGGTCGGCGAATCATCGCCCGCCAGGCCGATGTTCGCGATGCCGATGCCGTCCAGCAGGTGGTCGACGAGGGACTGCGGGAGTTCAGCCGTCTCGACATCGTGATCGCCAACGCCGGAATCATAAGACTTTCCGGTGGGGGCGATTCGACACAGGTCTTCCGCGACATCGTCGACGTCAACTTGGTCGGCGTGTGGAACACAGTGCGGGCAGCCATCCCGGCACTCATCGACGGCGGACGCGGTGGATCGATCGTACTTACCAGCTCAACCGCCGGGCTCAAGGCAACGGGCACCGACCGGGCTGGCGCGCAAGCCTACACCGCCTCCAAGCGCGGTCTGGTCGGTCTCATGCAAGTATGGGCAAATGATCTCGCGCAATATTCCATACGAGTCAACACCATCCATCCGACCGGTGTAGCCACGGGAATGGTCATGAACGACACAATGGCCAAACTGCTTGCCGCTAACGACGTCGCGCTGGCGGCGATGCAGAACGCGCTGCCGATCCAGATCCTGCAACCCGAGGACATCGCTGCAGCCGTCGCATGGCTTGTCTCCGACGAAGCGAAGTTTATCACCGGCGTCGCGTGGCCCCTCGATGCAGGCTTCTCGGTTCGCTAG
- a CDS encoding Zn-ribbon domain-containing OB-fold protein: protein MNTTTTATLATTIPGDLVRIAVNKTTEPFWEAAQRRRLTAPQCAECGEFRMPPTPFCPNCRSAAVNWVELSGKATVYSFAVVHGFPGMPELTLVPAVLDLPDAPGARLVSNIIDVVPADVTIGMTAQVDFSPISDGWLLPVFRAMATKSDKD from the coding sequence ATGAACACAACCACGACCGCGACTCTGGCGACCACGATCCCCGGTGATCTCGTCCGCATCGCGGTGAACAAAACCACCGAACCGTTCTGGGAGGCCGCCCAACGGCGCCGCTTGACAGCACCACAATGTGCCGAGTGCGGCGAATTCCGGATGCCACCGACGCCTTTCTGCCCTAACTGCCGATCAGCCGCTGTGAACTGGGTTGAATTATCCGGCAAAGCAACCGTTTACAGCTTCGCCGTGGTCCACGGCTTTCCCGGAATGCCTGAGCTCACTTTGGTGCCGGCCGTCCTCGACCTGCCCGACGCGCCAGGTGCGCGACTGGTCTCCAACATCATTGATGTCGTTCCGGCCGATGTGACGATCGGAATGACGGCTCAGGTGGACTTCTCGCCGATCTCCGACGGGTGGCTGCTTCCGGTCTTCCGTGCCATGGCAACCAAATCAGACAAGGACTAG
- a CDS encoding thiolase C-terminal domain-containing protein, translated as MPGTTGLCDVAIVGIGATAYYKRGQSLPKTTLELACEAILAACEDAGLSVTDIDGFAYYSGAAAGYAEKMDTADFVETLGIPEIRFTAALTAGGGGSAGAIGLARAAIVAGDARVVVTVMALQQSKQRLGSVFSAMEPDPVNSFLQPSGLFGPGQLMSVLARRHMHLYGTRREAFAEVAMSTRANAANRPKALHREPLTLEDYFNARMIAEPLCLYDFCQETDGAVAVITTGMDMAHDLRQKPVPVVAVAHGGVREWGRAFAWMGMPDEYFASSGHKPIADRLYRQAGITAADIDVALLYDHFTPMVVMQLEDYGFCDKGEGGPFVESGAIRYQGGSIPVNTHGGQLSEAYIIGMTHIVEGVEQMRGTAINQVPGAKLALVTGGPASLPVSGLVLGRAA; from the coding sequence GTGCCTGGCACCACTGGTTTGTGCGACGTTGCGATCGTCGGCATCGGTGCGACAGCGTATTACAAGCGCGGCCAGTCGCTGCCCAAAACCACGCTGGAGCTGGCCTGCGAAGCGATTCTGGCCGCCTGTGAAGACGCCGGGCTGTCGGTCACCGACATCGACGGCTTTGCTTACTATTCCGGCGCCGCCGCCGGTTACGCCGAGAAGATGGATACCGCCGATTTTGTCGAAACGCTCGGCATTCCCGAGATCCGGTTCACCGCGGCGCTGACGGCGGGCGGCGGTGGCTCCGCAGGCGCGATCGGTCTGGCCCGTGCCGCGATTGTCGCAGGGGATGCCCGTGTCGTGGTTACGGTGATGGCGCTACAGCAGTCCAAACAGCGGCTGGGATCGGTGTTTTCGGCCATGGAGCCCGACCCGGTCAACTCGTTTCTGCAGCCCTCTGGCCTGTTCGGCCCGGGTCAGTTGATGTCGGTGCTGGCCCGACGTCACATGCACCTCTACGGCACCCGCCGGGAGGCCTTCGCCGAGGTCGCCATGTCAACTCGGGCCAACGCGGCCAACCGCCCCAAGGCGTTGCACCGTGAACCACTGACACTCGAGGATTACTTCAACGCACGAATGATCGCAGAACCGTTGTGCCTGTATGACTTTTGCCAAGAGACCGACGGAGCCGTCGCTGTTATCACCACCGGCATGGACATGGCACACGATTTGCGCCAAAAGCCGGTGCCGGTGGTCGCCGTCGCCCACGGAGGGGTGCGGGAATGGGGCAGAGCGTTCGCATGGATGGGCATGCCCGACGAATACTTCGCCTCCTCGGGTCACAAGCCGATCGCCGATCGTCTCTACCGTCAGGCGGGTATCACGGCCGCCGACATCGACGTGGCGCTGCTATACGACCACTTCACTCCGATGGTGGTGATGCAGCTCGAGGACTACGGCTTTTGCGACAAGGGCGAGGGCGGACCGTTCGTGGAGAGCGGCGCGATCCGCTACCAAGGCGGTTCCATCCCGGTGAACACCCATGGCGGCCAGCTGTCGGAGGCATACATCATCGGGATGACCCACATCGTGGAAGGGGTTGAACAGATGCGCGGCACCGCGATTAACCAGGTGCCCGGCGCCAAACTGGCATTGGTGACGGGTGGCCCGGCGAGCCTTCCGGTCAGCGGCCTCGTTTTAGGACGTGCGGCATGA
- a CDS encoding amidohydrolase family protein, with amino-acid sequence MTKIWTNSGDSHFLEPDDLWQSRLPKRLAELTPRAEKDPDGEWETVYVDGQIFRRKLPSSAMVKFAEESMKPQGSRDARARLADLDKEGVWGEVIFPSLGMWASSFRTPELLKACIRASNEWALDEIASVSDRYVVTAQVSTLNVDDAVEELHWAAEHGFKAVFLPTTPHPSADDWHRESWEPFWAAAEEASMVLAFHIGTDPVNMTVGGASGGLGLVYRGPGGAVMNYAETTFSGQRAAMKMVASGALDRHPNLKVLISEGGATWVPFLGDRMVEGYRQHHMAVRPKLSRNPKEILYNQVYASFQHDETAVAAYEHMGYRNVMFGSDYPHMEGTFGHTQDTLKTLFDGVSEQTRLRITQGTFYELFPHVPPVPAEAA; translated from the coding sequence ATGACCAAGATCTGGACGAACTCGGGTGATTCCCACTTTCTGGAACCTGACGACCTGTGGCAGTCGCGGTTGCCCAAGCGTCTCGCCGAACTGACCCCACGCGCCGAAAAGGATCCCGACGGGGAATGGGAAACCGTTTACGTCGACGGCCAGATCTTCAGGCGCAAGCTGCCCTCCTCGGCGATGGTGAAGTTCGCCGAAGAAAGCATGAAGCCACAAGGCAGCCGCGACGCGCGGGCCCGGCTTGCCGACCTGGACAAGGAAGGTGTATGGGGTGAGGTGATCTTCCCGTCACTCGGCATGTGGGCCTCAAGTTTCCGCACGCCCGAATTGCTCAAGGCGTGCATTCGGGCCAGCAACGAATGGGCGCTCGACGAGATCGCGTCTGTGTCGGATCGCTACGTCGTGACCGCGCAGGTCTCGACGTTGAATGTCGACGACGCGGTCGAGGAGTTGCATTGGGCGGCCGAACACGGATTCAAGGCGGTCTTCTTGCCGACCACGCCGCACCCGAGCGCCGACGACTGGCACCGCGAGAGCTGGGAACCGTTCTGGGCGGCCGCCGAAGAAGCCAGCATGGTACTGGCCTTCCATATCGGCACCGACCCGGTGAACATGACGGTGGGTGGTGCCAGCGGTGGATTGGGCTTGGTGTACCGGGGGCCGGGCGGCGCAGTGATGAATTACGCCGAGACCACCTTCTCCGGTCAGCGGGCGGCGATGAAGATGGTGGCCTCCGGGGCGCTGGACCGTCACCCGAACTTGAAAGTGCTCATTTCCGAGGGTGGGGCCACGTGGGTTCCGTTCCTTGGCGACCGGATGGTCGAGGGCTACCGCCAACACCACATGGCGGTGCGTCCCAAACTAAGCCGAAACCCCAAAGAAATCCTCTACAACCAGGTATATGCGTCGTTCCAGCACGACGAAACCGCGGTCGCTGCCTATGAACACATGGGATACCGCAACGTGATGTTCGGCAGTGACTACCCGCACATGGAGGGTACGTTCGGCCATACCCAGGACACACTGAAGACGCTGTTTGACGGGGTCAGCGAGCAAACCCGGCTGCGGATCACCCAGGGAACGTTCTACGAACTGTTTCCCCACGTTCCCCCTGTTCCTGCGGAAGCAGCTTAA
- a CDS encoding TetR/AcrR family transcriptional regulator, with product MAGSELPAATRRRNASGEATRVMLMEVAERLFATQGIQAVTLREIQEAAGQSNTSVIRYHFGSRDGLIRALIAFRQHTLGTVRQQMLERMREEGKEADPRAVVWLLVRPLADSIRAGEMFVPFLARLAEDPRARSDYWPDHLDDDWTQEKLEELVEAALQDLPDRIRRGRTFQLYIGIVNVLGQSARSGQEISEAQLHNYVDGWVGMLTAPVSYETRALLTQPRGS from the coding sequence ATGGCTGGTAGTGAGCTGCCCGCGGCTACGCGTCGTCGTAACGCGTCGGGCGAAGCGACACGGGTGATGCTCATGGAGGTGGCTGAGCGGCTATTCGCCACCCAGGGCATCCAAGCGGTGACGCTGCGCGAAATCCAGGAAGCCGCCGGCCAATCCAACACATCGGTGATTCGCTACCACTTCGGCTCACGAGACGGCTTGATCCGGGCCCTGATCGCGTTCCGCCAGCACACGCTCGGCACCGTCAGGCAGCAGATGCTTGAGCGGATGCGTGAGGAGGGCAAGGAGGCTGACCCCCGAGCAGTGGTGTGGCTGCTGGTGCGGCCGCTCGCCGACAGCATCAGGGCTGGGGAGATGTTCGTGCCGTTTTTGGCCCGGCTCGCCGAGGATCCGCGAGCCCGCAGTGACTACTGGCCGGATCACCTCGACGATGATTGGACGCAGGAGAAACTGGAGGAGTTGGTCGAGGCTGCGCTGCAGGACTTGCCCGACCGGATCCGGCGAGGACGCACCTTCCAGCTCTACATCGGCATTGTCAACGTGTTGGGCCAATCCGCGCGGTCGGGCCAAGAAATCAGCGAAGCACAGCTGCACAACTACGTCGACGGGTGGGTAGGCATGCTCACCGCGCCGGTATCCTACGAGACCCGTGCCCTGCTCACCCAACCACGCGGCAGCTAA
- a CDS encoding CaiB/BaiF CoA transferase family protein, which produces MAATNSTSEGPLADLVVVDLSTTLPGAQATQFLADCGANVIMVEPPDGSPIRRLAGWPALLRGKRSVILDLHDHADLDRLRDLMFRADVAVSTLRPAATERIGLTPDLLGKRYPRLVVANITGWGSTGPWRNYKGWEALIMAKTGVMHEKRTVTRRPGPVYVSVPYASWGAAQAAVQGILAALIERGSSGRGQFVESNLVTGMGAMDPYNWFYEMVLQRYPNAFEPMDTPFDDQGRPQAFLIYALLTAPTKDGHWLQFAQVSPRLMQAWLNELDLMTELADPKWQGFPMLPSAELRTEWWDLMLQRVHTRTLAVWEQAFAANHDLSGELFRSPQASLDHPQVRHEGRAVTVIDPDLGPVRQPSTLIHIDGKPLTRLRPAPRLGEHNAELISDAVAFPAVTVTSDGGPNDLPLHGVTILEFGSMFAGPYGATLLTDLGARVIKVEPLDGDNIRALVAFPEAGGAKVLQGKESVAIDFTKPEGLELVYELAKHVDAVLQCFRGQAATRAKIDEATLKGVNPDLVFVSAPGYGIDGPYAHRAAYAPSIGAASGLAVLDSRDAAQPPTDLDDMHRKAAALFAGSAAPAVQADGIAALGVASALLVGLYAKRRGLELSNMVTTMLGTSLQALIGYNISYASRRNDEMADEEFYGVNALYRMYRAADGWIFLAAPLPHEWPAFAKAMSAYVDLDADERFATAASRAANDAALVDALTPVFASKSKLEWEHELTSHDIGCVEVVERNPELELQTDLYFEAGYSVEAVSPIFDRHRRLAPLYRFSRSRTKADAGCMIGQHTDAVLREIGLDDDRIADLRSRRIIGGG; this is translated from the coding sequence ATGGCGGCGACCAACTCGACTTCTGAAGGCCCACTCGCCGACCTTGTCGTGGTGGACCTGTCGACCACCCTCCCCGGGGCGCAAGCCACGCAGTTTCTTGCCGACTGCGGAGCCAACGTAATCATGGTGGAACCACCCGACGGCAGCCCGATTCGCCGACTGGCAGGATGGCCGGCGCTGCTACGCGGCAAACGCAGCGTCATACTCGATCTGCACGATCACGCGGATCTGGACCGACTTCGGGACCTGATGTTCCGAGCCGACGTCGCGGTCAGCACCCTGCGCCCAGCGGCCACTGAACGAATCGGCCTGACTCCGGACCTGCTTGGCAAACGTTACCCGCGGTTAGTGGTCGCGAACATCACCGGCTGGGGCTCGACCGGCCCGTGGCGCAACTACAAGGGCTGGGAAGCCCTGATCATGGCCAAAACCGGGGTGATGCACGAAAAGCGGACAGTCACGCGCAGGCCCGGACCCGTCTACGTTTCGGTGCCCTATGCGTCCTGGGGCGCCGCGCAGGCTGCCGTGCAGGGCATTCTCGCGGCGCTCATCGAACGCGGCTCGAGCGGCCGTGGCCAGTTTGTGGAGTCCAACCTGGTCACCGGAATGGGCGCGATGGACCCCTACAACTGGTTCTACGAGATGGTGTTGCAGCGCTACCCGAACGCCTTCGAACCGATGGACACGCCGTTCGACGACCAAGGTCGCCCCCAGGCATTTCTGATTTACGCCCTTTTGACTGCGCCGACAAAGGATGGGCACTGGCTCCAGTTTGCCCAGGTCTCGCCGCGATTGATGCAGGCCTGGTTGAACGAACTGGACTTGATGACAGAATTGGCCGATCCGAAGTGGCAGGGTTTCCCGATGCTGCCCAGCGCTGAACTGCGCACCGAGTGGTGGGATCTGATGCTGCAACGCGTACACACGCGCACGCTTGCCGTGTGGGAGCAGGCTTTCGCCGCAAACCACGACCTCAGCGGTGAGCTTTTCCGCAGCCCTCAGGCGTCACTGGATCATCCGCAAGTACGTCACGAGGGCCGAGCGGTGACGGTGATCGACCCGGACCTGGGACCGGTGCGCCAGCCGTCGACGCTGATCCACATTGACGGCAAACCACTGACGAGGTTGCGGCCGGCACCACGGCTCGGCGAGCACAACGCCGAGCTGATATCGGACGCAGTCGCCTTCCCGGCGGTGACGGTCACATCCGATGGCGGACCGAACGATCTACCGCTGCACGGTGTGACCATCCTGGAATTCGGCAGCATGTTCGCCGGACCCTACGGCGCCACACTGCTCACCGATCTCGGCGCCCGAGTGATCAAGGTCGAGCCGCTCGACGGCGACAACATCCGAGCCCTCGTCGCATTCCCGGAAGCCGGTGGGGCAAAAGTACTGCAGGGCAAGGAAAGCGTGGCTATCGATTTCACCAAACCCGAGGGTCTTGAGCTGGTATATGAGCTGGCCAAACACGTCGACGCTGTCTTGCAGTGCTTCCGCGGCCAAGCGGCTACGCGGGCCAAAATCGATGAGGCGACGCTCAAGGGCGTCAACCCCGACCTGGTATTCGTCAGCGCCCCGGGTTACGGCATCGATGGCCCGTACGCGCATCGAGCGGCCTACGCGCCCTCTATCGGAGCAGCATCAGGCCTAGCGGTGTTGGACAGCCGCGACGCTGCGCAGCCGCCGACAGACCTCGACGACATGCACCGCAAGGCAGCGGCATTATTCGCCGGAAGTGCGGCCCCTGCCGTACAGGCTGACGGGATCGCGGCGCTGGGCGTCGCCTCGGCGTTGCTGGTCGGGCTGTATGCGAAGCGACGCGGACTGGAACTCTCGAATATGGTCACCACGATGCTGGGCACGTCACTGCAGGCACTGATCGGGTACAACATTAGCTACGCCAGTCGTCGGAATGACGAGATGGCCGATGAGGAGTTTTACGGCGTCAATGCGCTCTACCGGATGTACCGCGCCGCCGACGGCTGGATCTTCCTGGCCGCTCCGCTCCCCCATGAATGGCCGGCGTTCGCCAAGGCCATGTCGGCGTATGTCGACCTGGACGCTGACGAAAGATTCGCCACGGCTGCCTCACGGGCAGCTAACGACGCCGCCCTGGTCGATGCCTTGACCCCGGTGTTTGCCAGCAAGTCCAAGCTGGAGTGGGAGCACGAGCTGACGTCGCACGACATCGGCTGTGTCGAAGTGGTGGAACGCAATCCAGAGCTTGAGCTGCAGACCGACCTCTACTTCGAAGCGGGCTACTCGGTGGAAGCGGTCAGCCCGATTTTCGACCGCCATCGACGGCTGGCGCCGCTATACCGGTTCTCGCGGTCGCGCACGAAGGCTGACGCCGGGTGCATGATCGGCCAGCACACCGACGCAGTGCTGCGCGAGATCGGTCTCGATGACGACCGCATCGCTGACCTAAGGTCGCGCCGCATCATCGGCGGCGGTTAG